A region from the Desulfitobacterium dehalogenans ATCC 51507 genome encodes:
- the rlmD gene encoding 23S rRNA (uracil(1939)-C(5))-methyltransferase RlmD produces MNSKDRLRRDALSSRELIELECLRLSSDGSGVGYHKGKATFVTGLLPGERAQVQILEEKKNWQRGKLLSIVKETESRHRVNPPCTVYGVCGGCQLQHLSYEETLVWKKRWVEDNLARIGKIDMEKVRIHPTIGMAEPWRYRNKARLHRGEEGRLGYYQERSNATVPFTDCLLISESMNHWVKDIEKSLQEFAPEVKTLTFRENSQGKGMLIFDPISDLQEIREFLARNTPCSGKGRAVWGIFEGKPELLWGKDDFTEEILGREFKISPLAFLQVNPIQTRNLYTKALQYAELTPDKVVWDLYSGIGTITLALGAIAKRVWGIEENPYAVHDAKLNAELNGMDNVKFLAGKVEDTLSQISDSPDIVVLDPPRAGAHLRVLKELIELQPPRIVYVSCDPGTLARDLGILQNGGYQVREAQPVDMFPWTSHVETTILLQRQNA; encoded by the coding sequence GTGAATTCAAAAGATCGCCTAAGGAGAGATGCCCTCTCTTCCAGGGAGCTAATTGAGCTGGAATGTCTACGTTTATCTTCCGATGGGTCCGGAGTGGGTTATCATAAAGGGAAAGCCACTTTTGTAACCGGACTCTTGCCAGGGGAAAGGGCCCAGGTTCAGATCCTGGAGGAGAAAAAGAACTGGCAGCGCGGAAAGCTTTTATCCATAGTCAAAGAAACAGAGTCCCGCCATCGAGTGAATCCTCCCTGTACAGTCTACGGGGTGTGTGGCGGATGCCAGCTGCAACATCTAAGCTATGAGGAGACTTTAGTGTGGAAGAAGCGCTGGGTGGAGGATAACCTTGCCAGAATAGGCAAGATTGATATGGAAAAGGTCAGGATTCATCCCACGATAGGCATGGCTGAGCCCTGGCGTTATCGCAATAAAGCCCGGCTTCACCGGGGAGAAGAGGGCAGGCTGGGCTATTATCAGGAAAGAAGCAACGCAACCGTGCCCTTTACCGATTGCTTATTAATCAGTGAATCCATGAATCATTGGGTTAAGGATATAGAGAAATCTCTGCAAGAGTTCGCACCTGAAGTCAAGACCCTCACCTTTCGTGAAAATTCCCAAGGGAAAGGGATGCTGATCTTTGACCCGATCTCCGATCTACAAGAGATTCGGGAGTTCCTGGCAAGAAATACCCCATGTTCAGGTAAGGGAAGGGCTGTCTGGGGCATCTTCGAGGGAAAGCCGGAACTTCTCTGGGGAAAAGACGATTTTACTGAGGAAATTCTGGGAAGGGAATTTAAAATTTCACCTCTGGCTTTTCTCCAAGTCAATCCGATACAGACACGAAACCTGTATACTAAGGCCCTTCAGTACGCAGAACTGACACCGGATAAAGTGGTCTGGGATCTCTACTCTGGTATCGGAACCATTACCTTGGCCTTAGGGGCAATAGCTAAAAGAGTTTGGGGAATCGAAGAAAACCCCTATGCCGTTCATGACGCAAAACTCAATGCTGAGCTTAATGGTATGGACAATGTTAAGTTCCTTGCCGGTAAAGTAGAGGATACCTTGAGTCAAATCAGTGATTCCCCGGATATTGTCGTCCTCGACCCACCCCGTGCCGGTGCTCATCTCAGGGTACTTAAGGAGCTAATAGAATTACAGCCGCCACGGATAGTCTATGTCTCCTGTGATCCGGGGACGCTGGCCAGGGACTTGGGGATACTCCAAAATGGCGGATATCAAGTGCGGGAAGCACAGCCGGTGGATATGTTTCCGTGGACGAGCCATGTGGAGACCACAATCCTGTTGCAACGTCAAAACGCTTGA
- a CDS encoding recombinase family protein, translated as MKTVRIIPAIPKENIKLRVAAYCRVSTYGPAQLRSLELQIKTYTRMIQSHPDWIFAGVFFDVGKSGLRRSGRSGLDKMLKKAAKGKIDYIITKSISRVSRDTLEVLKIIRFLRERGINMHFENEGLDSIEIGKEFEITLRGMLAQDESRNTSENIQWGFQRKFEKGDIFTKYKSFMGYTCIDDEIVIVPEQAEVVRKMFDLYLQGLSFGQIKAYLESQGIKTVTGKEVWDKKTIQKMLKNEKYKGDTMLQKTFTEDFMTGKKRKNIGQRYRYYVKDSHPAIVSAEVFNKVQEEMARRGGLVHKEDGTVESSGSKYNGKYLLGNLLMCGNCGASYRRRTERGKVVWRCATRVEKGTAACFNSPTLDEEWIKSCLGEAVCEHGIYEETFVRNTIENIRVFEEHILICYKDKLCINIKLNGR; from the coding sequence ATGAAAACTGTCAGGATTATTCCCGCTATACCTAAAGAGAATATAAAGCTTAGGGTTGCCGCCTATTGCCGGGTGAGCACGTATGGACCGGCGCAGCTTCGCAGCCTGGAGCTTCAGATAAAAACTTATACCAGGATGATACAAAGTCATCCTGACTGGATTTTTGCCGGCGTATTTTTTGACGTGGGTAAAAGCGGACTGCGGCGAAGCGGAAGGAGTGGACTGGATAAAATGCTAAAGAAAGCGGCGAAAGGCAAAATCGATTACATTATCACCAAGTCAATCAGCAGGGTATCGAGGGACACTCTGGAGGTATTGAAAATTATAAGATTTTTAAGAGAGCGAGGGATCAATATGCATTTTGAAAACGAGGGTCTGGATTCAATCGAAATAGGTAAGGAATTTGAGATTACATTGAGAGGAATGCTGGCTCAGGACGAGAGCCGGAATACCAGCGAGAATATCCAGTGGGGATTCCAACGCAAGTTTGAGAAGGGCGATATTTTTACGAAGTATAAAAGTTTTATGGGGTATACCTGCATAGACGATGAAATTGTCATTGTCCCGGAGCAGGCAGAGGTTGTCAGAAAAATGTTTGACTTGTATTTGCAGGGTCTGTCATTTGGACAAATAAAGGCTTATTTGGAGTCTCAGGGGATTAAAACTGTAACGGGTAAAGAGGTTTGGGATAAGAAAACGATTCAGAAGATGCTGAAGAACGAAAAGTACAAGGGCGATACGATGTTACAAAAGACTTTTACCGAGGATTTTATGACCGGTAAGAAAAGAAAAAATATTGGCCAACGCTATCGGTATTACGTAAAGGACAGCCATCCGGCGATTGTTTCTGCCGAAGTGTTTAATAAAGTGCAGGAAGAAATGGCAAGGCGTGGAGGATTAGTTCACAAAGAGGATGGCACGGTAGAATCCAGTGGAAGCAAATACAACGGTAAATATCTTTTGGGGAATTTGCTCATGTGTGGTAATTGCGGAGCATCTTATCGGAGAAGAACAGAAAGAGGCAAGGTGGTTTGGAGATGTGCTACGAGGGTGGAGAAAGGAACAGCAGCATGTTTCAATTCACCTACATTGGATGAAGAGTGGATCAAAAGCTGTCTCGGTGAAGCGGTTTGTGAACATGGTATTTATGAGGAAACTTTCGTCAGGAATACCATTGAAAATATACGGGTTTTTGAAGAGCATATTTTAATTTGCTATAAAGATAAGTTGTGTATCAATATCAAATTAAATGGTAGATGA
- a CDS encoding helix-turn-helix domain-containing protein, translated as MSRKMPEDNNALSDTVKVISMLKLDNGVVIDSQELSPEQRQAYIEFAIHLAAPKLAKLLSEGLSTSAESKEEISSAHVANEAFFNYPPMMTVKQAAEFLNVGESTVREMERRWQGKFFPAVRMGSSIRIPRDELIQWVKSGGINKYKEEIARADAEYEQQRKGQYYASSSRKRSLTPKTK; from the coding sequence ATGTCAAGAAAAATGCCAGAAGATAATAATGCTCTATCAGATACAGTAAAAGTGATTTCAATGCTTAAACTGGATAATGGTGTGGTGATTGACTCACAAGAACTCAGCCCTGAACAACGTCAAGCATATATTGAGTTTGCTATTCATTTGGCCGCCCCAAAACTCGCAAAATTGCTTTCCGAGGGATTGTCGACCTCAGCGGAATCAAAAGAGGAAATATCTTCAGCCCATGTAGCAAATGAAGCATTTTTTAACTATCCGCCAATGATGACTGTTAAGCAAGCAGCTGAATTTCTCAATGTGGGAGAGTCAACAGTACGAGAAATGGAACGTCGTTGGCAAGGCAAATTCTTTCCGGCAGTTCGAATGGGAAGCAGCATTCGTATACCAAGAGATGAGTTGATTCAATGGGTGAAAAGTGGTGGAATTAATAAGTATAAAGAAGAGATTGCTAGAGCGGACGCGGAGTATGAACAACAAAGAAAAGGACAGTATTATGCCTCAAGTAGCCGCAAAAGAAGCCTTACTCCGAAGACGAAATGA